ACCGGACTCGGCGTCCCCGAACTGGGCGAACCGGTCGTTCCGGAGCGGATCCCCGCGCCCCGCATCGGGTACGTGGGGCGGCTGGCCGGGCGCAAGGGCGTGGACGTCCTGCTGCGGGCGTTCGCGCTGCTGCGGGACAGGACGGACGCGCACCTCGTCATCGTCGGCGACGGCCCGGAACGCGCCGGGCTGCAGCGGCTCGCGGCCCGCCTCCGCATCGGCGACCGCACGCACTTCCTCGGGTTCGTCCCGCACGACTACGTGCCGCGCGTGCTCCGCGAACTGAACGTCCTCGCGCTGCCGTCGCGGCACGAGGGGCCGGGGTCGGTGCTGCTGGAGGCGATGCACTCGCGCGTCCCGATCGTGGCGAGCCGGACGGGCGGCGTTCCCGAACTGGTCGAGCATCGCCGCAGCGGCCTGCTCGTCTCCCCGGAGAACCCGGCCGAGCTGGCCGCCGCGCTGCGCGAGCTCCTGGAGTCGCGGGCGCTCGCCCGGGCCGTCACCGTGGCGGCGCGCCGCCGCGTGCACGACCGCACGTGGGACCGGCTCGTCCACCGCGTGATGGAGGTGTACGAGGCCGCCCGCCCGGCGCCCGTCCCGGAGCCCGAGCCCGAGCCCGAGCGCGCGGCGGCCGACCCGGCGGTGGACACGGCGGCGGACGTCGGCTGAGCGGGCGCGGACCTCCGCGGCGACCAGTCCGGCGGCGCATCGCCCACACGGTGCGAACCACCCGATTTCGCATGGCGGACGGGGCCGAAAGCAGCGCGGCGGGTACGGCGCGGCCGTCCCCGGCGTAGGTTGTGCGGCATGAGCGTGGTCATCGCGGTGGTCGCGACGCTGCTGCTGACGTTGCTGCTGATGAGAGGGGCGCCCGCACTGCCGTGGCGGCGCCGCCGGGGGACGGGCGGCGACCTCGGCGGGCCCGCGCGCCGGGCGACGTTCGAGACGCTGCACACCGCGTCGCGGGCCGCCCCGGCGTTCCGCGCGGGCCTCACCGAGCAGGGCGCGCAGAAGGCCGCGCGGCACCTGCGGGCGCTGCTCGGCTGCCCCGGGCTCGCGATCACCGACGGGGAACGGCTGCTCGCGTGGGACGGCGAGTCCGAGCACCATTGCGGCGAGGTGATCGGGCACGCGGCGGTGACCCTCGGCAGCGGGCGCACGCAGGTGCACGACGTCGACTGCGAGCGGCTCGACTGCCTGATCCGCCGCGTCGTCGTCGTTCCGCTGGCCACCGACGACCGGGTGATCGGGACGCTCGCCGCGTACGGGGAGGACGTCCCGGCGGGGCTCATCCGCGCGGCGGAGGAGGTCGCGCAGTGGGTCGACGCCCAGCTGGTGCTGGCCGAGCTGGACCGCTCCCGCACGCGGCTGATGGAGGCGGAGATGCGGGCGCTGCGGGCCCAGATCTCCCCGCACTTCATCTACAACTCGCTGACGACGATCGCGTCGTTCGTCCGTAGCGACCCAGAGCGCGCGCGGGAGTTGCTCCTGGAGTTCGCCGACTTCACCAGGTACTCGTTCCGGCGGCACGGAGATTTCACGACGCTCGCAGAGGAACTGCACTCCATCGACCAGTACCTCCTTCTGCAGCGCGCCCGCTTCGGGGAGCATCTGCGCGTGCGGCTCCGGATCGCGCCGGAGGTGCTGCCGGTCGCCGTCCCGTTCCTGTGCCTGCAGCCGCTCGTCGAGAACGCCGTCCGGCACGGCCTCCAGGACCGGTCGGAGCCCGGCCTCATCACGATCGTCGCCGAGGACGCGGGCGCCGACTGCGTCATCTGCGTCGAGGACGACGGCGTCGGCATGGACCCCGAGGACGTGCGTCACCTGCTGTCCGGCGGCGACCGCCCGCTCGCCGACGAATCCGCCGGGATCGGGCTCGCGAACGTCGACGACCGGCTCCGCCAGGTGTACGGGGACGAGTACGGCCTCGCGGTCGAGACCGGACCCGGCGCCGGGACGAAGGTGACGGTTCGAGTGCCGAAGTACAAGCCGGGCGTCACGGCGTCGGTGAACGCTTGACTTGCGGACGTCCTTTGACTGGAATGTGGCGCACGGCACGGGAAAGGCGGTGTTGTGGGCCTGCGTGTCCTGGCGGTGGACGACGAGGGTCCCGCGCTGGACGACCTCGTTCACCTGCTCAGCTCCGACCCGCGAATCGGCGAGATCCACACCGCGCGGGACGGTGCCGCCGCGCTGCGCCGGCTCGACCGGTCGCTCGCCGAGAACCGGCCGATCGCGGCGGTGTTCCTCGACATCCGCATGCCCGGACTGGACGGCACCGTCCTCGGCCGCGTGCTGGCGCAGTTCGCGCGCGCGCCGCACATCGTCTACGTCACCGCGTACGACGACCACGCGGTGGACGCGTTCGAGATCAAGGCGACCGACTACATCCTGAAGCCGGTCCGGCCCGAACGGCTCCGCGAGGCGATCCGGCGGGTCCTCGAAGGCAGCGAGGGCGCCGACGGCGGCGCGGACGCCGGGCCGCCGCCCGGCGAACCCGAGCCGATGCCCGTCGAGCTGGGCGGCGTGACCCGGTTCGTCACCCCGGCCGAGGTGCTGTACGTCGAGGCGCAGGGCGACTACGCGCGCCTGCACGCCCAGGGCGGCAGCCACCTCGTCCGCATCCCGCTCGCCGCGCTGCAGGAGCGATGGCGCGGCGCCGGGTTCGTCCGGGTGCACCGCAGCCACCTGGTGTCCCTGTCGGCGATCAAGGAACTGCGGCTCGACTCCGGACGCTGCACGGTCATCGTCGGCGACGTCGAACTCCCGGTGAGCCGCCGGCACGTCCGCGAGCTGCGCGACCTGCTCGTCCGGCGGGCGAGGCGGGCCCCGTGACGGACGGCGGCGGACGCGCGGAAAACCCGGACGGCGCGGCCCCGGACGGCGCGGCCCCGGCTCCCGGGCGGGTGCTCGTCACCGGCCCGCGCGGCCGCGCCGCGCGCCGTCCCCGCTACCCCGTCACCCGGGAGATCGACGAGCAGACCGGGCTCGGCGAGGCGTACATGCGCTCGCTCGTCCGCGCGCAGCTGCGCCTCGCGACCCGGCTGTGCGCCGTCCTCGCGCTCGTCGTGTTCGGCCTGCCCGGGCTGTTCGCGCTGGTCCCGCAGGCCCGCGAGCAGCAGGTGTTCGGGCTGCCGCTGCCGTGGGTCGTGCTCGCCGGGGCGATCTACCCGTGCTTCGTCGTGCTCGGACGGCTGTACGTGCGGCTCGCCGAACGCAACGAGGACGACTTCGCCGAACTCGTCGACCGCGACCCGGCCGCCGCCCGCGACCCGCTCGCGACCGACCCGTGAGCACCGCGTACGGGCTCGCCGGGGTCGTCCTCGTCGTGTTCGCCACCGTCCTGATCGGGACGCTCGGCGTGCGGTTCTCCCGCACGACGTCGGACTTCTACGTCGCGTCCCGGACGGTGACGCCGCTGCGGAACGCGTCCGCGATCGGCGGCGAGTACCTGTCGGCCGCGTCGTTCCTCGGCATCGCCGGGCTGATCCTCGCGCACGGCGCCGACATGCTGTGGCTCCCGGTCGGCTGGACGGGCGGGTACCTCGTCCTGCTCGTCCTGGTATCGGCGCCGCTGCGGCGTTCCGGCGCCTACACGCTGCCCGACTTCGCGGAGGCGCGGCTGGAGTCGATGGCGGTGCGGCGCGTCGCGTCCGTCCTGGTCGTGCTGATCAGCTGGCTGTACCTGCTGCCGCAGTTCCAGAGCGCCGGGCTCGTGCTGCGCACCGTCGCGGGCGTGCCGGTGTGGACGGGCGGCGTCCTCGTCGCCGTCGTCGTCGCGGTGAACGTGCTGGCCGGCGGCATGCGCAGCATCACGCTCGTGCAGGCGTTCCAGTACTGGCTGAAGCTGACCGCGCTCGCCGTCCCGATCGTCTTCCTGCTGCTCGCGTGGCGGTACGACGGCGCGCCCGGCCTGTCCTCCGACCTTCCGCCGCGGTTCCCCGAACGCACGACCGTCTCCGTCGGCATGCCGGTCACCGTGAACGTCACCGAACCCGCGCGGGTGACCGTGGACGGACGCGTCGACGGCCGCGCGCACGACGGCGCGTCCCTCACCCTCGCCCCGGGGACGCACCACATCGACCAGGAGACGGCCGTCACGTTCCCCGGCGGCGCGAGCGTCCCGCACGTCAGCGGCGACCCGGTCAAAACCGACCGCGAATGGTCGATCCCCCTGGGCGGGGACCACTCTCTTTACGCCACGTACTCGCTCATCTTGGCGACGTTCCTCGGGACGATGGGGCTCCCGCACGTCCTCGTCCGCTTCTACACCAACCCGGACGGGCGCGCCGCGCGCCGCACGACCGTCATGGTGTTGTCGCTCCTCGGCGCGTTCTACCTGTTCCCGGCCCTGTACGGGGCGCTCGGCCGCCTCTACACCCCCGAGTTGCTCATGACCGGACGCACCGACGCGGTCGTCCTCACCCTGCCCGGACGGCTCGTCGGCGGGCTCGGCGGCGACCTCCTCGGCGCCCTCGTCACCGGCGGCGCCGTCGCGGCGTTCCTGTCCACCTCGTCGGGGATCGCGGTCTCGGTCGCGGGCGTCCTCGCCCAGGACATCCTGCGCGGCGGGGTCCGCTCGTTCCGCGCCGGGACGCTGCTCGCCCTCGTCGTCCCGCTGGCCCTCGCCGTCGCGGCCCGCTCGCTGTCGGTCGCCGACGTCGTCGGGCTCGCGTTCGCCGTCGCCGCGTCCACGTTCTGCCCGCTGCTCGTCCTCGGCGTGTGGTGGCGGCGGCTCACCGTCCCCGGCGCCCTCGCCGGGCTCGTCATCGGCGGCGCGCTCGCGGGCGGCGCCGTCGTCTGGACGATCGCCGGCCCCCCGGACGGCCTCGCGGGCGCGCTGCTCGCCGAGCCCGCCGCGTGGACCGTCCCGATCGCCTTCACCGTCATGATCGTCGTGTCGTGGTGCACGCCCCGCCGGGTGCCGCCCGGGACCGCGCGGATGATGGTGCGCCTGCACACGCCCGAGTCGCTGAACGTCGACCGCGGCACGTGGCGTCCGAAACGGGTGTGACCACGCCCGCCCGCCCGCCCGTACGGAACGGACGGGCGGCGGGTCGGGCTCACGCCCTGCCCGTCCCGCCGTCCGTCCCGTGCGTTCCGGTGGCCGTCCTCAGCCGATACGGACGGTCCGCGGGTCGGTGATCGGGCCGGGCGCCGCCTTGGCCGCCGCGCCGCCGGTCCGGCTGTAGTCGCCGATCGCGATGAAGGTCTCGAACGTGGCGTGGTTCTCGCCGGAGGGCGAGGGCAGCCCCGCCTGCCAGTCGATCAGCGGTGACCAGAAACCGCAGTCGGACTCGGGCACCGTGAAGCCGTCGTCCGCCGCCGTCGCGCCGATGATCATCGGGCTGCCGAGCGGGTCGGCGGGGTCGCCGGGGGACACGAGCTTGAGCGTCGACATGTCGGCGACCATGTTGAAGTCGATCGGGTCGTCACCGCCGCCGAGGTAGCACTCGTTGCCCAGCAGCAGGTTGACGATGCGGACCCGCATGCTGACCTGTGCGTTCGGCAGCGCGAAGCTGAAGTTGCCCGCGTACTCGGAGGCGACCTCGACCTTGAAGCCCGGCACGTCCTCCAGGCCCGGGATCGTCGGCAGGCCGACCAGCCCGAGCACCCCGCCCGGGATCTTCATCGGGTCGGAGATCATCTTGATGTCCTTGATCTCGTCGACCCCGCCGCCTTCGGGCGGGCCGAACTGCGCGACGATCTTGATCGGTGAGGTGATCTCCTGGGTGAGGCCGCCGAGCTGCATGGAACCGCCGGCCACCGCCATCACCATGCAGCTCCAGGTGGCGGGGTCGCCTTCGGGCGGCAGGGCCGGGCAGGTGTTCGCCAGGTCGAACTCGGGGACCGGGGCGGGGTCGGCCGCCGCGGGCGCCGCCGCGGCGGGCGCGGCGGCGAGCAGGGCCAGGTTGAGCGAGGCGGCCGTGGCGGCGGCCAGAGCCTTGATCTTGAACGTCTTCACAGAGTGTTCGCCATTCTGCGGGGGGTGGGTGGGGTGGTCCGGGCCGCCCCGCGGGCGGCCCGGACCGCTACATCAGGACGTGATGTAGAGGGTCTGGTCGTAGCCGGTGTCGGACGGGTCCACCTTCCCGAGCGCCTTGGCCAAGCCGTTGGCCGAGACGCCGGTCGGGCAGAAGAAGCCGCCGGCCTGCAGGCCGAGGGAGACGTCGTCCATCACGCCCTCGAACTCGCCGGTGACGTTGTTCGGGTTGTCGGGGTTGCGGACGTGGAAGGTCAGGTTCGGGTGCGACGCGTCCAGCCCGTACGTGCAGTTGATCAGCCCGAACGACGCCTGGATCTCCAGATCGGGGTCGGAGAAGACCAGCGTGCCGTCATAGCCGTTCGCGGGGTCGTAGGTGAGCACCCCGTCGGTGTAGGGCAGGTTGAGGAAGCTCACGGTCGCGGCGCCGAGGCTGCTCGTGCAGCCGCTGGCGCTCGCCTGGTCGAGCGTTCCCGTGCCGGCCGACTGGATCGTGCCGAGCAGGTCGGCGCCGGTGCAGCTCGCGGTGAACGTGTTGGTGGGATCGGAGAACGTCAGGTTCCCGACGTTGGTGATCCGGTAGTCGCCCGAGTAGGCGGCTCCGGTGGGGCCGTCGCGGCGGACGGTGGTGGTGGCGGCCGACGCCGAGGTGGCGAACAGGCCGACGGTCGCGGTCGCGGCGATCAGGGGGACGACGAGGCGTGCGAGGGTCTTCACTT
The nucleotide sequence above comes from Actinomadura algeriensis. Encoded proteins:
- a CDS encoding glycosyltransferase, translated to MEGHGRLTCENLEGKVAMHVLRLCPVFEPPPSALLGRGVRFDPIGGMQNHAAQLSRALDGLGVRQTVVTTRPPDAPAVARLGRHGRVVRLGLPVAALRQGYGAAAWLRAPGLADGADLVHAHLGDDLAVLPVARHVAAHARAPLVVTVHGETRRGGPFRTVGARIERHGLARADAVIALTEGTRDALAAGGVADERLHVVPSGVGAEFLTGLGVPELGEPVVPERIPAPRIGYVGRLAGRKGVDVLLRAFALLRDRTDAHLVIVGDGPERAGLQRLAARLRIGDRTHFLGFVPHDYVPRVLRELNVLALPSRHEGPGSVLLEAMHSRVPIVASRTGGVPELVEHRRSGLLVSPENPAELAAALRELLESRALARAVTVAARRRVHDRTWDRLVHRVMEVYEAARPAPVPEPEPEPERAAADPAVDTAADVG
- a CDS encoding sensor histidine kinase, translating into MSVVIAVVATLLLTLLLMRGAPALPWRRRRGTGGDLGGPARRATFETLHTASRAAPAFRAGLTEQGAQKAARHLRALLGCPGLAITDGERLLAWDGESEHHCGEVIGHAAVTLGSGRTQVHDVDCERLDCLIRRVVVVPLATDDRVIGTLAAYGEDVPAGLIRAAEEVAQWVDAQLVLAELDRSRTRLMEAEMRALRAQISPHFIYNSLTTIASFVRSDPERARELLLEFADFTRYSFRRHGDFTTLAEELHSIDQYLLLQRARFGEHLRVRLRIAPEVLPVAVPFLCLQPLVENAVRHGLQDRSEPGLITIVAEDAGADCVICVEDDGVGMDPEDVRHLLSGGDRPLADESAGIGLANVDDRLRQVYGDEYGLAVETGPGAGTKVTVRVPKYKPGVTASVNA
- a CDS encoding LytR/AlgR family response regulator transcription factor — translated: MGLRVLAVDDEGPALDDLVHLLSSDPRIGEIHTARDGAAALRRLDRSLAENRPIAAVFLDIRMPGLDGTVLGRVLAQFARAPHIVYVTAYDDHAVDAFEIKATDYILKPVRPERLREAIRRVLEGSEGADGGADAGPPPGEPEPMPVELGGVTRFVTPAEVLYVEAQGDYARLHAQGGSHLVRIPLAALQERWRGAGFVRVHRSHLVSLSAIKELRLDSGRCTVIVGDVELPVSRRHVRELRDLLVRRARRAP
- a CDS encoding DUF485 domain-containing protein — encoded protein: MTDGGGRAENPDGAAPDGAAPAPGRVLVTGPRGRAARRPRYPVTREIDEQTGLGEAYMRSLVRAQLRLATRLCAVLALVVFGLPGLFALVPQAREQQVFGLPLPWVVLAGAIYPCFVVLGRLYVRLAERNEDDFAELVDRDPAAARDPLATDP
- a CDS encoding sodium/solute symporter — protein: MSTAYGLAGVVLVVFATVLIGTLGVRFSRTTSDFYVASRTVTPLRNASAIGGEYLSAASFLGIAGLILAHGADMLWLPVGWTGGYLVLLVLVSAPLRRSGAYTLPDFAEARLESMAVRRVASVLVVLISWLYLLPQFQSAGLVLRTVAGVPVWTGGVLVAVVVAVNVLAGGMRSITLVQAFQYWLKLTALAVPIVFLLLAWRYDGAPGLSSDLPPRFPERTTVSVGMPVTVNVTEPARVTVDGRVDGRAHDGASLTLAPGTHHIDQETAVTFPGGASVPHVSGDPVKTDREWSIPLGGDHSLYATYSLILATFLGTMGLPHVLVRFYTNPDGRAARRTTVMVLSLLGAFYLFPALYGALGRLYTPELLMTGRTDAVVLTLPGRLVGGLGGDLLGALVTGGAVAAFLSTSSGIAVSVAGVLAQDILRGGVRSFRAGTLLALVVPLALAVAARSLSVADVVGLAFAVAASTFCPLLVLGVWWRRLTVPGALAGLVIGGALAGGAVVWTIAGPPDGLAGALLAEPAAWTVPIAFTVMIVVSWCTPRRVPPGTARMMVRLHTPESLNVDRGTWRPKRV